The genomic region ATTGGAAACATAGAGGATGAGCATATGGGAGCTGCTATGATAAAAAAACGGTTAGCGTTTATCAAGGtgcttgttgttgttgatgatgtGGATCAATTAGCACAATTAGAAAAATTGGCTGGAGGTCGCGACTGGTTTGGTCTAGGGAGTAGAATTATCATAACGAGTACAGATGAACATTTGTTGAAGGTGCATGGTGTTGATGGAATATACAAGGTCACTGCCTTAGACCATGACGAGGCTCTTAAACTTTTGAGTTCAAAAGCGTTTAAGAAGGGCGATCACCGTGAAGATTATTTGAGTCTTTGCAGCGACATAGTACAGTATGCTGGTGGCCTTCCATTAGCTATCGTTGTCGTAGGTTCCTTTCTATGTGGCAGAAGCATCCTCGAATGGAAAAGTGCCATAGATAGGCTGAGGAATACATCAGATAGAAGtatcatggatgttcttcacaTTAGTTTTGATGGACTAAgggaaacagaaaaagaaatatttctACATATTGCATGCTTTTTTAAAGGGAAGGATAGGGTTCGTGTGACCGAGATACTAAACTATTGTGGGCTCTACCCTGAGATTGGGTTAACTATTCTTTCTGATAAATCTCTTATTACTTTTTCCAGCAACAAGCTGGAGATGCATGGTTTACTACAAGAAATGGGATGGCAAATAGTTAGTCGAGAGTCGCCTACTTATCCAGGCAAACGTAGTAGGCTATGGTCTCATGAAGACATCCACAATGTGCTGACAAAAAATAAGGTAGAGCTATACTCTATTTACTTTCCTTGCATAATAATCTTCActttacttattcttgtttttgTATAATTAGGGAACAAACGTAGTTCAAGGGATAGTTATGGAGTTGCCTATATTAGAAGTGGCTCATTGGAATCCAGAAGCATTCTCAAATTTGTCTCAACTTCGTTTTCTCCAAGTTCATAATGTGCATCCTTCCCAAGGCCTCACTTGTCTTCCGGAATCCTTGAGACTCCTCGAATGGACTGGGTATCCCTTAAGATCTCTCCCACAATATTTCCAACCAGATGAGCTGATTGAACTTAACTTGTGCCACAGCAACCTTGATCTTCTTTGGAAGGGAATAAAGGTATATGAATGTTTGTTAGCAGCCaataatttcttcaattaatAATTCAGTTGTATGCTTAGCATTGACGGATTAATTTATTGTTTCTCTTTATGTGTGGTGTGCATTGAACAGCGTTTTCCCAAGTTGAAGTTCATCAAAATCTGCCATTCTCACCACATTTCTGAGACCCCCGACTTCACGGGTGTTCAAGAACTTGAGAGTTTAGATCTTGAAGGATGTAAAAACTTGGTTGGAATTCATCAGTCCCTTGGACTTCTCAAAAAGCTGACCCTCCTAAATCTTAAAGATTGCGAAAGTCTCGAGAGTCTGCCAGGAAAAATTGAAATGGAGTCTCTTGAAACTTTTATTCTTTCTGGCTGCTTAAAAGTCAAGCAGGTTCCTGAGTTTGGAAATATGCAACTTCTGTCAGTGCTTAAACTCGATGAAACTGCCATAGAAACAATACCGGAGTCAATTGAACACCTTAGTGGCCTTGTTACATTAGATCTAAGCAACTGCAAGGATCTTGTTTGTCTTCCAAGCACCATTAACAGATTGAAGTCTCTGaaaaatcttaatctttctggATGCTTGAAACTTGGCGAAGAGCAGGAAAGCACGTCGGAGGTGGAGTGTTTGGAGAAGAATGATGACAGTAGAACTGCTGAAACAGAAGTGCCTAATTTTGGAGTGATGCAAAAAGTGAAGAAAGAACCAGTGACTTTCTGGTCGCCTTCATTTGGTCTGTGTAACTTAACAGATCTGAACCTAAGTAACTGTAAACTTCGGGAAGGAGCATTTCTCAATGGTCTTGGGGTCTTATCCTCACTAGTGGCATTGAATCTCAGCGGAAATAATTTTGTTAGTCTTCCATCAAGCATCCGATCCCTTGTTAAGCTTGAGAGCATTAACATCGAGAACTGCAAGAGACTTACAGAGCTGTCAGGTCTCCCATCAAATAGTAAATTGGATGTGAGGGCAGATGGTTGCTCGTCCCTTCAAATTTTCAATACATCCGAGCTCAATGTATTGGAGAAATCATATTTCAATTTCCTGAATTGCTTCAAACTAAATGACAACCAAAGTTTACTTAATATGACATTTGAAATGCTCAAGAAATTCCTTCATCAGGtgagatctctctctctctctctctctctctctctctctctctctctctctctctctctctctctctctctctcacgctCGTGTAGTTGTGTGTGTTTCATACTTTAATATCAGTTAATAGCATTCCAATTTTGATTGACACAGGGAAACTCTAGTGCAAGAGAAACTTTCCAAATTGCAATTCCTGGAAGTGAAATTCCTAAGTGGTTCAGCCATCAAAACGATGTTGGGAGTTCATTAACCATAGACCTACCTCCACTTTGGAATAAAAGTAAGTTCATGGGATACGCTCTGTGTGCTGTTTTTGTACTAGACGAGCATTGTGTGGTTGATGAACACGATACATTTCATTTCAAAACTTTCCATGCTACACATCATCTTGTGTGTCGACTGAAACACAGTGGAAAACAATTAGAAGTACGTGGCACACAGCCTGCCTTTCGCTTTAGCGAAAGGTTTTGCCAGGTTGATTCGGATCATCTTTGGATGTTCTATGTATCCCGTGATAAATACTTTGGTACGGACTGGCATAACAGTTGCAGTCAGATTGAGTTCTTGTTTGAAACCAGAGGGCCAGGCTTGAAGGTGAAGAAGTGCGGAGTACGGTTGATGTACGAGCAAGATGTGCAAGCTCTACAATCTGAAAGTGCCACTGTTAATACATCAATTTTTCCAGTTGAGGAGGATGTCATCAACATGATCGATGATAACGTGACACACACTTCCTCGGATATGACATTACATCAAAGGGAATGGCAACTTTTCCATTCTAACGGTTTTTCTCATTCTGTGGGCATAAATGAGGACATAACCAAACGTGCTTCGTCGGACTCCTTTCTACAGTGGACACAATGGCAACTGCTGGATTCCATCCTCCCAACAGGCGGTTTTACTCATTCTTTTGGTCTCGAGGCTGCAATCCAAGCTCGTGTAGTGTCTAGTCCCGAAGATCTACAAACCTTTATAATCCGTCTGTTGGAGAATACAGGAAGCTTGCTCCTTCCGTTTGTGTATTCTACAACAATATCACCTGATCTAGAGACCACTCGCAAACTCGATAAGATGTTGGATGCAATGCTTACTGATGAAGTGGTTAGAAAGGCGTCGATTTCAAAGGGCATGGAACTAATGAGGGTGGCCGCAGCTGTGTATGTAGAAATACCATCGGTTAAATCTACGATGGAAGCTTGGTTAAGTTCCGGGGGCGTTTCTTTTCACCATGCTCATGCATTTGGCCTTATATGTGGACTGCTAGGATTGGATAGCAATACTACTCAAAGAGCGTACATGTTTATTACAATGAGAGACGTTATTTCTGCTGCAACAAGGCTCAATCTGGTAGGCCCCCTTGGTGCGGCTGTGCTGCAGCATAAGATTGCTTCCGGCGCCGCTGAAGCTATACTTAATCGGTGGAAGGACCGCCCAGTTGAGGAAGCATCGCAAGCTCTTTCTTTGCCCCAAATTTAGGCTCAAACAACTTGatcttaataattaattttatttcgtTCTTGGGATCTTACTGCAAACATTGGATAAATTTTTTAAGaagatttaatgaaattttgtttttgtacaaCGATATGTTTATGCCAAGGTACATGAAGAAATAAATTAGTACTCGATTTGTCATTCATGCAATTTGAATCTAAGACATTCTTGTGATTCGAATCTAAGGCTTTCTAAATAAAGAATCGAAGTTTGCTGGAGTTGTTGCCGTAGAAATTGCAAGAGGAGCCTGGGAATATTCCTCTTCACGTAAACTCTGGTAGACCAGAGAGTAAACCCTTCCTTTTCTCTACAACGTTACTAACGTCCAATCATTGGTGGCAGAAGATAATGAAATGTATATTTATGGTAAAATAAATATTCGCTATCATCCTTacagaaaattacaaaatttcaaatgagAGACTGCAACAGCTTATCACAAGTTAAAAGAAGATGGTGAAAAACAAGTAGGACTAGTGAAGGGAAATGAACAGTATTGGAATAATATGATGAAAGAGAAGCTGCACAATATCGACAACATGATGGAAGCCTAAAAGAGCTAGCAACAgataagcaaaaaataaaaaacaacacaATAATATAGCAAGTGGAGAATCCCTCTCAGTAGCATCAAGCTTCAAATACAAATGCAAACATCATTGAGAGACCTGGAATAATGGCAAATGaataaacaaagaagaaaattgactcattatggacatttcacatgaaCTTGAAAGGGGTTTTCATTAGAGCTCCCTATAACTAATTCATCTTCTATCtttgatttggataagatttgGGAGTTGACACAAATTGTTTGCCCAAATTGAATTTAGTGAATTATCCAATACAATCATAGACCCACATGAGACTAGACTTTAAAATAGTCAAATAATATTGTAAGCCGTTTTTTAGATTTCGGGGGATCTGTG from Pyrus communis chromosome 9, drPyrComm1.1, whole genome shotgun sequence harbors:
- the LOC137744356 gene encoding disease resistance-like protein DSC1 is translated as MASSWPLDRTCLSIALQRKKGILWYYQGFTKLGCSHNIQEEDTLHGIPSGVEAELVESVATWVLNRSLYASSTVDEGLVGMESRIDKILQDHICGWTTDCVRIIGIHGMRGIGKTTVARAVYDQICHHYERSCFLSNVRSETSKNGLVSLQEKLLSKTLVEKIGNIEDEHMGAAMIKKRLAFIKVLVVVDDVDQLAQLEKLAGGRDWFGLGSRIIITSTDEHLLKVHGVDGIYKVTALDHDEALKLLSSKAFKKGDHREDYLSLCSDIVQYAGGLPLAIVVVGSFLCGRSILEWKSAIDRLRNTSDRSIMDVLHISFDGLRETEKEIFLHIACFFKGKDRVRVTEILNYCGLYPEIGLTILSDKSLITFSSNKLEMHGLLQEMGWQIGTNVVQGIVMELPILEVAHWNPEAFSNLSQLRFLQVHNVHPSQGLTCLPESLRLLEWTGYPLRSLPQYFQPDELIELNLCHSNLDLLWKGIKRFPKLKFIKICHSHHISETPDFTGVQELESLDLEGCKNLVGIHQSLGLLKKLTLLNLKDCESLESLPGKIEMESLETFILSGCLKVKQVPEFGNMQLLSVLKLDETAIETIPESIEHLSGLVTLDLSNCKDLVCLPSTINRLKSLKNLNLSGCLKLGEEQESTSEVECLEKNDDSRTAETEVPNFGVMQKVKKEPVTFWSPSFGLCNLTDLNLSNCKLREGAFLNGLGVLSSLVALNLSGNNFVSLPSSIRSLVKLESINIENCKRLTELSGLPSNSKLDVRADGCSSLQIFNTSELNVLEKSYFNFLNCFKLNDNQSLLNMTFEMLKKFLHQGNSSARETFQIAIPGSEIPKWFSHQNDVGSSLTIDLPPLWNKSKFMGYALCAVFVLDEHCVVDEHDTFHFKTFHATHHLVCRLKHSGKQLEVRGTQPAFRFSERFCQVDSDHLWMFYVSRDKYFGTDWHNSCSQIEFLFETRGPGLKVKKCGVRLMYEQDVQALQSESATVNTSIFPVEEDVINMIDDNVTHTSSDMTLHQREWQLFHSNGFSHSVGINEDITKRASSDSFLQWTQWQLLDSILPTGGFTHSFGLEAAIQARVVSSPEDLQTFIIRLLENTGSLLLPFVYSTTISPDLETTRKLDKMLDAMLTDEVVRKASISKGMELMRVAAAVYVEIPSVKSTMEAWLSSGGVSFHHAHAFGLICGLLGLDSNTTQRAYMFITMRDVISAATRLNLVGPLGAAVLQHKIASGAAEAILNRWKDRPVEEASQALSLPQI